A window from Canis lupus baileyi chromosome 4, mCanLup2.hap1, whole genome shotgun sequence encodes these proteins:
- the IL7R gene encoding interleukin-7 receptor subunit alpha isoform X4: MYFIKTKKFLLIGDSEIYVKLEGKNITSKKLNIVRIVKPEAPFDVRVIYREGANDFLVTFNTSHLQKKYVKELVHEVAYRQEKNENDWTCVNLSSTKLTLLQRKLQPDAMYEIKVRSIPNANYFQGFWSEWSPSFHFRTPEITGRMDPVLLTISILSFFSVTLMVILAFALWKKRIKPMVWPSLPDHKKTLEQLCKKPKKNLNVSFNPESFLDCQIHKVDGIQARDEAESFLQDTSPQLDESEKQRLGGGLQGPTWPPEHAVITPKTFRGDPPFGCLAGNVSMFEALALPSSRSADCREGGKNGPHVYQGLLLGPGTTSGTVPTPFPFQSGILTPNPAAQGQPVLTSLGSSQEEAYVTMSSFYQNQ; encoded by the exons ATGTATTTCATCAAGACAAAGAAATTCTTACTCATTGGAGACAGTGAAATATATGTGAAGCTTGAAGGAAAGAATATAACTTCCAAGAAATTGAACATAGTCCGGATAG ttAAACCTGAGGCTCCTTTTGACGTAAGAGTCATCTATCGAGAGGGAGCGAATGACTTTCTGGTGACATTTAACACATCTCACTTACAAAAGAAGTATGTAAAAGAATTAGTGCATGAGGTAGCCTATcgccaagaaaaaaatgaaaatgactggACG TGTGTGAACTTATCCAGTACAAAGCTGACACTCCTACAGAGAAAGCTACAACCTGATGCAATGTATGAGATTAAAGTCCGGTCCATCCCTAACGCCAACTATTTCCAAGGCTTCTGGAGTGAATGGAGTCCAAGCTTCCACTTTAGAACTCCAGAGATCACAG GGCGGATGGATCCTGTTTTACTAACTATTAGCATCCTGAGTTTCTTCTCTGTGACTCTGATGGTCATCTTGGCCTTTGCATTATGGAAAAAAAG AATTAAGCCTATGGTGTGGCCCAGTCTTCCTGATCATAAGAAGACTCTGGAACAACTGtgtaaaaaaccaaaaaag AATTTGAATGTGAGTTTCAATCCTGAAAGTTTCCTGGACTGCCAGATTCATAAGGTGGATGGCATTCAAGCTAGAGATGAAGCAGAAAGCTTTCTGCAAGACACTTCTCCACAGCTAGACGAGTCTGAAAAGCAGAGGCTTGGAGGGGGCTTGCAGGGCCCTACTTGGCCACCTGAGCATGCAGTCATCACCCCAAAAACTTTCAGAGGAGATCCACCTTTCGGATGCCTGGCCGGGAATGTCAGTATGTTTGAGGCCCTTGCACTCCCCTCTTCCAGGTCTGCAGACTGCAGGGAAGGTGGCAAGAATGGGCCCCATGTGTACCAGGGTCTACTGCTTGGCCCTGGAACTACAAGCGGCACAGTGCCCACTCCATTTCCTTTCCAATCAGGAATCCTGACACCGAACCCAGCTGCCCAGGGACAGCCTGTGCTCACTTCTCTGGGATCAAGTCAGGAAGAAGCATATGTCACCATGTCCAGCTTCTACCAAAACCAGTGA
- the IL7R gene encoding interleukin-7 receptor subunit alpha isoform X3, with protein sequence MRKILSIGALLNVKCLTFNKLQEMYFIKTKKFLLIGDSEIYVKLEGKNITSKKLNIVRIVKPEAPFDVRVIYREGANDFLVTFNTSHLQKKYVKELVHEVAYRQEKNENDWTCVNLSSTKLTLLQRKLQPDAMYEIKVRSIPNANYFQGFWSEWSPSFHFRTPEITGRMDPVLLTISILSFFSVTLMVILAFALWKKRIKPMVWPSLPDHKKTLEQLCKKPKKNLNVSFNPESFLDCQIHKVDGIQARDEAESFLQDTSPQLDESEKQRLGGGLQGPTWPPEHAVITPKTFRGDPPFGCLAGNVSMFEALALPSSRSADCREGGKNGPHVYQGLLLGPGTTSGTVPTPFPFQSGILTPNPAAQGQPVLTSLGSSQEEAYVTMSSFYQNQ encoded by the exons TGGAGCTCTTTTGAATGTAAAATGTCTGACTTTTAATAAACTGCAAGAGATGTATTTCATCAAGACAAAGAAATTCTTACTCATTGGAGACAGTGAAATATATGTGAAGCTTGAAGGAAAGAATATAACTTCCAAGAAATTGAACATAGTCCGGATAG ttAAACCTGAGGCTCCTTTTGACGTAAGAGTCATCTATCGAGAGGGAGCGAATGACTTTCTGGTGACATTTAACACATCTCACTTACAAAAGAAGTATGTAAAAGAATTAGTGCATGAGGTAGCCTATcgccaagaaaaaaatgaaaatgactggACG TGTGTGAACTTATCCAGTACAAAGCTGACACTCCTACAGAGAAAGCTACAACCTGATGCAATGTATGAGATTAAAGTCCGGTCCATCCCTAACGCCAACTATTTCCAAGGCTTCTGGAGTGAATGGAGTCCAAGCTTCCACTTTAGAACTCCAGAGATCACAG GGCGGATGGATCCTGTTTTACTAACTATTAGCATCCTGAGTTTCTTCTCTGTGACTCTGATGGTCATCTTGGCCTTTGCATTATGGAAAAAAAG AATTAAGCCTATGGTGTGGCCCAGTCTTCCTGATCATAAGAAGACTCTGGAACAACTGtgtaaaaaaccaaaaaag AATTTGAATGTGAGTTTCAATCCTGAAAGTTTCCTGGACTGCCAGATTCATAAGGTGGATGGCATTCAAGCTAGAGATGAAGCAGAAAGCTTTCTGCAAGACACTTCTCCACAGCTAGACGAGTCTGAAAAGCAGAGGCTTGGAGGGGGCTTGCAGGGCCCTACTTGGCCACCTGAGCATGCAGTCATCACCCCAAAAACTTTCAGAGGAGATCCACCTTTCGGATGCCTGGCCGGGAATGTCAGTATGTTTGAGGCCCTTGCACTCCCCTCTTCCAGGTCTGCAGACTGCAGGGAAGGTGGCAAGAATGGGCCCCATGTGTACCAGGGTCTACTGCTTGGCCCTGGAACTACAAGCGGCACAGTGCCCACTCCATTTCCTTTCCAATCAGGAATCCTGACACCGAACCCAGCTGCCCAGGGACAGCCTGTGCTCACTTCTCTGGGATCAAGTCAGGAAGAAGCATATGTCACCATGTCCAGCTTCTACCAAAACCAGTGA